A single genomic interval of Cloacibacillus sp. harbors:
- a CDS encoding enoyl-CoA hydratase/isomerase family protein, giving the protein MMEAPVLFEKKEAAAWVTLNRAERMNTLTPELIATLLETLARCEADDEVRVVVLCGKGRAFCAGGDLPTIRGFERVEEAEAYVRGAGKITSAILSSKKPYIAMVGGAAAGAGFNIALACDFICAARGAKFTQAFAAIGLISDCGGSLLLPKLVGLAAAKRLMMLPDVLSAEEAASLGIVTEVADDARLAECVGKLVSRFGAQSPLASAASKRMLNMRLCAELDGALLLEEDAQSQLIVGADCKEGIDAFFAKRAPVFHGKS; this is encoded by the coding sequence ATGATGGAAGCGCCTGTTTTGTTTGAGAAAAAAGAGGCTGCGGCGTGGGTTACTCTAAACCGCGCGGAGCGGATGAACACATTGACGCCGGAGCTGATCGCCACGCTTTTGGAGACGCTTGCGCGCTGTGAGGCCGATGATGAGGTGCGCGTCGTGGTGCTATGCGGAAAGGGCCGCGCTTTTTGCGCCGGCGGCGACCTTCCCACAATCCGTGGCTTTGAGCGTGTGGAGGAGGCCGAGGCCTATGTGCGCGGCGCGGGAAAGATAACGTCCGCCATTTTGTCCTCCAAAAAGCCCTATATAGCGATGGTGGGCGGCGCCGCGGCGGGAGCCGGCTTCAATATCGCGCTTGCCTGCGATTTTATCTGTGCCGCGCGCGGCGCTAAATTCACTCAGGCCTTTGCTGCGATAGGGCTCATCTCCGACTGCGGCGGTAGCCTGCTTCTGCCGAAGCTTGTCGGGCTTGCGGCGGCAAAGCGCCTTATGATGCTGCCTGATGTTTTGTCCGCCGAGGAGGCGGCGTCGCTCGGTATAGTGACAGAGGTGGCGGACGATGCGCGGCTTGCCGAATGTGTGGGAAAGCTGGTGAGTCGTTTTGGGGCGCAGTCTCCGCTTGCCTCTGCCGCCAGCAAGCGTATGCTGAACATGCGGCTTTGCGCGGAGCTGGACGGAGCTCTCCTTTTGGAGGAGGACGCCCAGTCGCAGCTTATCGTAGGCGCCGACTGTAAAGAGGGTATAGATGCGTTTTTTGCAAAGCGGGCGCCGGTATTTCACGGCAAAAGCTGA